A single genomic interval of Paracoccus contaminans harbors:
- a CDS encoding DUF6511 domain-containing protein — translation MVDFTEEEIQALPAVMRALAPEMERIGWDRPLGQLTQNDMHRLIVTTIEAFRAEMAEIASQSEIPF, via the coding sequence ATGGTCGATTTCACCGAAGAGGAAATTCAGGCGCTGCCCGCCGTCATGCGCGCGCTCGCGCCCGAAATGGAGCGGATCGGCTGGGACCGGCCGCTGGGCCAGCTGACCCAGAACGACATGCACCGGCTGATCGTCACCACCATCGAGGCCTTCCGCGCCGAGATGGCCGAGATCGCCAGCCAGTCGGAGATCCCGTTCTGA
- a CDS encoding PD-(D/E)XK nuclease family protein — MLDFNKRPSMVERINAAVDAALEAERAATPPRDYLGASRLGHACERALQFEFAGAPKDEGQNFSGRSLRIFATGHQLEDLAIRWLRAAGLDLYTRKGNRADGEQFGFSVAGGRIRGHVDGIVAEAPAALGLRTPALWECKTMNAKNWRETVAKGVTVAKPVYAAQIALYQAYMEATVPGICANPALFTAINKDTAELHHELVPFDADLAQRMSDRGVRILRATDAGELLPRIAANRDFFECRFCPWAERCWSLPA, encoded by the coding sequence ATGCTGGACTTCAACAAGCGTCCATCCATGGTCGAGCGCATCAACGCGGCCGTGGACGCGGCTCTCGAGGCTGAGCGCGCGGCGACCCCGCCGCGCGACTATCTCGGGGCTTCCCGGCTTGGGCACGCCTGCGAGCGCGCGCTGCAGTTCGAATTCGCTGGCGCGCCGAAGGACGAGGGCCAGAACTTCTCCGGCCGGTCGCTCCGGATCTTCGCCACTGGGCATCAGCTCGAGGATCTCGCCATCCGCTGGCTGCGGGCGGCGGGGCTGGACCTCTACACCCGCAAGGGCAACCGCGCGGACGGCGAGCAGTTCGGCTTCTCGGTCGCCGGGGGCCGCATCCGCGGCCATGTCGACGGGATCGTCGCCGAGGCCCCCGCGGCGCTTGGACTGCGCACCCCCGCGCTCTGGGAGTGCAAGACGATGAACGCGAAGAACTGGCGCGAGACGGTGGCCAAGGGCGTGACTGTCGCGAAGCCGGTCTATGCCGCTCAGATCGCGCTCTACCAAGCCTACATGGAAGCGACCGTGCCGGGCATCTGCGCGAACCCGGCGCTCTTCACCGCGATCAACAAGGACACAGCCGAGCTGCACCACGAGCTGGTGCCCTTCGACGCCGATCTCGCACAGCGCATGTCGGACCGCGGCGTGCGGATCCTGCGGGCCACCGACGCGGGCGAGCTGCTCCCGCGCATCGCCGCCAATCGCGACTTCTTCGAATGCCGGTTCTGCCCGTGGGCCGAGCGCTGCTGGAGCCTGCCGGCATGA
- a CDS encoding AAA family ATPase: protein MSDDNIIHFNPWRDFNDAAPLADPFAVEPDAGQIARFVDVVFGYSDGLIPVRGFVDKGQGKDGRPHNVWIDADATAPAKLGTFAGWAAREGAAVYVIPGTVAETGQARAADVLQMQSLVVDLDSGDIPAKLDHLVHHLGRPTLIVESGGRTPEGATKLHVWWKLTEPAEGADLDRLCALRGEIALKVGGDTHFRSAHQPIRVPGTVYHKGGLTRLVQIREATELEVDLAEMAERVADMPPMPGVGMATAETREKPAIGDVLVTPVHEGGADDWSRFEGASAAIGYFLRLVHEGRMPMDEGWTAICGYNAAMLRPSWPLDRLKRETNRLWELHIKRHGAPLVRLDSAAPAQTNLPTFSLGALLDDTSPMPDDIIGPRVLTPGGLLVLGGAPKVGKSDLLIALLVHMAAGVPFLGFTPPRPLRIFYLQAEIQYHYLRERMQQIGLPPKLIAAARDNLIVTPKLRMLLDAEGSARVAEAIRAAFPDEPLDILCIDPIRNLFDGGPDGGGENDNAAMMFFLKDRVEVLRDHVNPDCGVILVHHTKKLSKHQVKEDPFLALSGASALRGFYTTGLILHRPEEDSTQRRLEIELRNGPALPAKLVDKVKGKWVEINPMNERLVRPEVGAKHDAERDRKRDVILSILLDEAAEGRLYTINQFAEAFENKGGLGGKDTIRDRIAVQATKGAIKFIRDGAPYGLGPSRSRFGYLCVEGMVMPTDGEDVDPATGEVTPASIAVLPTHYKSPQTGALLEVENPQVWVYPEGERP, encoded by the coding sequence ATGAGCGACGACAACATCATCCATTTCAATCCCTGGCGGGATTTCAACGACGCGGCACCTCTGGCCGATCCCTTCGCGGTCGAACCGGACGCGGGCCAGATCGCGCGCTTCGTCGATGTGGTCTTTGGCTATTCCGACGGGCTGATCCCGGTTCGCGGTTTCGTCGACAAGGGTCAGGGCAAGGACGGCCGGCCGCACAACGTCTGGATCGACGCGGACGCCACCGCGCCCGCGAAGCTCGGCACCTTCGCCGGCTGGGCCGCGCGTGAGGGCGCGGCGGTCTATGTCATCCCCGGCACGGTCGCGGAAACGGGGCAGGCGCGCGCCGCGGACGTCCTTCAGATGCAGAGCCTCGTGGTCGATCTCGACTCGGGCGACATCCCGGCCAAGCTCGATCACCTCGTCCACCACCTAGGGCGACCGACCCTGATCGTCGAGAGCGGCGGGCGCACACCCGAGGGCGCGACCAAGCTCCATGTCTGGTGGAAGCTGACTGAACCCGCGGAGGGCGCCGATCTCGACCGGCTCTGCGCGCTCCGCGGCGAGATCGCGCTGAAGGTGGGCGGCGACACGCATTTCCGCTCGGCCCACCAGCCGATCCGCGTGCCCGGCACCGTCTATCACAAGGGCGGGCTCACCCGGCTGGTGCAAATCCGCGAGGCGACAGAGCTCGAGGTCGATCTCGCCGAGATGGCTGAACGCGTCGCCGACATGCCGCCCATGCCCGGCGTCGGCATGGCCACGGCGGAGACCCGCGAGAAACCCGCCATAGGCGATGTGCTGGTGACCCCGGTGCACGAGGGCGGCGCGGACGACTGGTCCCGCTTCGAGGGCGCCTCGGCCGCGATCGGCTATTTCCTGCGGCTGGTGCACGAGGGCCGAATGCCGATGGACGAGGGCTGGACGGCGATCTGCGGCTACAACGCCGCGATGCTGCGCCCCTCCTGGCCGCTCGACCGGCTGAAGCGCGAGACGAACCGGCTGTGGGAGCTGCACATCAAGCGGCACGGGGCGCCGCTGGTCCGCCTGGACAGCGCGGCGCCTGCGCAAACGAACCTGCCGACCTTCAGCCTCGGCGCGCTGCTCGACGACACGAGCCCGATGCCCGACGACATCATCGGCCCGCGCGTTCTGACGCCGGGCGGGCTCCTGGTGCTGGGTGGCGCGCCCAAGGTGGGCAAGAGCGACCTGCTGATCGCATTGCTCGTGCACATGGCGGCGGGCGTGCCCTTCCTCGGCTTCACCCCGCCACGGCCGCTGCGGATCTTCTACCTGCAGGCCGAGATCCAGTACCACTACCTGCGCGAACGCATGCAGCAGATCGGCCTGCCGCCCAAGCTGATTGCGGCCGCGCGCGACAACCTGATCGTCACGCCGAAGCTGCGGATGCTGCTCGATGCCGAGGGCAGCGCGCGGGTGGCCGAGGCAATCAGGGCCGCGTTCCCCGACGAACCACTCGACATCCTCTGCATCGACCCGATCCGCAATCTCTTCGACGGCGGGCCCGATGGCGGCGGCGAGAACGACAACGCCGCGATGATGTTCTTCCTGAAGGACCGGGTGGAGGTGCTGCGCGACCACGTCAACCCGGACTGCGGCGTGATCCTCGTCCACCACACCAAGAAGCTCTCGAAGCACCAGGTGAAAGAGGACCCATTTCTCGCCCTTTCCGGCGCCAGCGCACTCAGGGGTTTCTACACGACCGGCCTGATCCTCCACCGGCCCGAGGAGGATTCGACCCAGAGGCGGTTGGAAATCGAGCTGCGCAACGGCCCCGCGCTGCCCGCGAAGCTGGTGGACAAGGTCAAGGGCAAATGGGTCGAGATCAACCCGATGAACGAGCGGCTCGTGCGCCCCGAGGTCGGCGCGAAGCATGACGCCGAGCGCGATCGCAAGCGGGACGTGATCCTCTCGATCCTGCTCGACGAGGCCGCCGAGGGGCGGCTCTACACCATCAACCAGTTCGCCGAAGCCTTCGAGAACAAAGGCGGTCTGGGCGGCAAGGACACGATCCGCGACCGGATCGCGGTTCAAGCCACCAAGGGCGCCATCAAGTTCATCCGTGACGGCGCGCCATACGGGCTTGGGCCTTCGCGCTCGCGCTTCGGATACCTCTGCGTCGAGGGGATGGTCATGCCCACGGACGGCGAGGATGTCGATCCGGCGACCGGCGAGGTCACCCCCGCCAGCATCGCAGTGCTGCCCACCCATTACAAATCGCCGCAGACCGGGGCGCTGCTCGAGGTCGAGAACCCTCAGGTCTGGGTCTATCCGGAGGGGGAACGGCCATGA
- a CDS encoding crossover junction endodeoxyribonuclease RuvC: MADLNLATHCREAIPDLPPVSRSNRSMLALDLGTATGWALHGIDGLITSGTVSFRPGRFDGGGMRYLRFTNWLTEIDRLSGPVAAIWFEEVRRHAATDAAHVYGGLMATLTAWAELRGIPYEGVPVGTIKRHATGKGNAPKEAMIAAARARGFSPADDNEADAIAILLWALETKGGLQ, translated from the coding sequence ATGGCTGACCTGAATCTCGCCACACACTGCCGCGAGGCAATCCCCGATCTGCCACCCGTATCCCGATCCAACAGGTCGATGCTGGCCCTTGACCTCGGCACCGCGACGGGCTGGGCGCTGCATGGCATCGACGGGCTGATCACCTCCGGCACGGTGTCCTTCCGCCCTGGCCGGTTCGATGGCGGCGGCATGCGGTATCTCCGCTTCACCAACTGGCTGACCGAGATCGATCGGCTGTCCGGGCCCGTCGCCGCCATCTGGTTCGAGGAGGTCCGCCGCCACGCGGCCACCGACGCGGCCCATGTCTATGGCGGGCTGATGGCCACGCTGACCGCATGGGCCGAACTGCGCGGCATTCCCTACGAAGGCGTCCCGGTCGGCACGATCAAGCGCCACGCCACCGGCAAGGGCAACGCGCCGAAGGAGGCGATGATCGCCGCGGCCCGCGCCCGCGGTTTCAGCCCCGCCGACGACAACGAGGCCGACGCCATCGCGATCCTGCTCTGGGCGCTGGAGACCAAGGGGGGCCTGCAATGA
- a CDS encoding DUF6362 family protein, translated as MTHWTPADVEARLSEAGMILRRLPEPRRNGYFSTWPEIVHGFADKVGQEPKPMRVSPSPRDIARMEETLTWTNCLEPIDGKIVWMKAHDERWKNICWHVGLCHAAAHQHWRYGLSLIALNLNRRPFNRKLPILEIIKLARSQ; from the coding sequence ATGACCCATTGGACACCAGCCGACGTGGAGGCGCGGCTCTCCGAGGCGGGGATGATCCTGCGCCGTCTGCCGGAGCCCCGGCGCAACGGATACTTCAGCACATGGCCCGAGATCGTCCACGGATTCGCGGACAAGGTGGGCCAGGAGCCGAAGCCCATGCGCGTCTCGCCCTCGCCGCGGGACATCGCGCGGATGGAGGAGACGCTAACTTGGACGAACTGCCTCGAGCCCATCGACGGCAAGATCGTCTGGATGAAGGCGCATGACGAGCGCTGGAAGAACATCTGCTGGCACGTCGGTCTCTGCCACGCCGCTGCGCACCAGCACTGGCGCTACGGGCTGTCGCTCATCGCGCTGAACCTCAACAGGCGGCCCTTCAACCGGAAACTGCCGATCCTCGAGATCATCAAGCTTGCGCGCAGCCAGTAG
- a CDS encoding site-specific DNA-methyltransferase, with translation MTLSFAPERIEMWPLSRLQPYAKNAKAHGPDQVAKIAASMAEFGWTVPCLVAEDGELIAGHGRVLAATQLGLTEAPVIVLGHLTEAQRRAYRIADNKLTELGTWDEALLSSELNELLAEDFDLSLVGFSDGELDKLLAYVAEDDGEEGGAGGSVPPVTIPEPPRNPASRTGDLWILGDNRLLCGDSTSAADVRRLMNGERAILFATDPPYLVDYDGSNHPTRNKDWSASYGTTWDDSSQGAELYDGFIAAAVAEAIAEDAAWYCWHASRRQAMLEACWEKAGAFVHQQIIWVKDRGVLTRSHYLWKHEPCFMGWRRPNRPPKVAEETLPSTWALPSFAKDDRPDHPTPKPLDAFGIPMRQHVARGGLCYEPFSGSGSQIMAGEANGRRVFAMEISPAYVDVAVERWQAETGRDAILEGDGRTFAEVKAERLGDKADAAA, from the coding sequence ATGACGCTGAGCTTCGCCCCCGAGCGGATCGAGATGTGGCCGCTGTCGCGCCTGCAGCCCTACGCGAAGAACGCGAAGGCGCACGGGCCGGACCAGGTCGCCAAGATCGCCGCCAGCATGGCCGAGTTCGGCTGGACCGTGCCGTGCCTCGTGGCAGAGGACGGCGAGCTGATTGCGGGCCATGGCCGGGTGCTGGCCGCCACGCAGCTTGGACTGACAGAGGCGCCGGTCATCGTGCTCGGGCATCTGACCGAGGCGCAGCGGCGGGCCTATCGCATCGCGGACAACAAGCTGACCGAACTCGGCACCTGGGACGAGGCGCTGCTGTCGTCGGAACTGAACGAACTGCTGGCCGAGGATTTCGACCTGTCGCTGGTCGGCTTTTCCGACGGCGAGTTGGACAAGCTGCTGGCCTACGTCGCGGAAGACGACGGTGAAGAAGGTGGCGCCGGGGGCTCCGTGCCGCCGGTGACCATCCCCGAGCCGCCGCGCAACCCGGCGTCGCGGACGGGCGACCTGTGGATCCTCGGCGACAATCGCCTCCTGTGCGGCGACAGCACCAGCGCTGCCGACGTGCGCCGCCTGATGAACGGCGAGCGCGCGATCCTGTTCGCCACCGACCCGCCGTATCTCGTCGATTACGACGGGTCCAACCATCCGACCCGCAACAAGGACTGGTCGGCGTCCTACGGCACGACCTGGGACGACAGTTCGCAGGGTGCGGAGCTCTACGACGGCTTCATCGCCGCCGCTGTGGCGGAAGCCATCGCCGAGGACGCCGCCTGGTACTGCTGGCACGCCTCGCGTCGCCAGGCGATGCTCGAAGCCTGCTGGGAGAAGGCCGGGGCGTTCGTCCACCAGCAGATCATCTGGGTGAAGGACCGCGGTGTCCTGACCCGGTCGCACTACCTCTGGAAACACGAACCCTGCTTCATGGGCTGGCGCCGTCCGAACCGTCCGCCGAAGGTGGCCGAGGAAACGCTACCGTCAACTTGGGCGCTGCCCAGCTTCGCCAAGGACGACCGACCCGACCACCCGACACCGAAGCCGCTTGACGCCTTCGGGATCCCGATGCGCCAGCACGTTGCGCGCGGCGGCCTATGCTACGAACCGTTTTCCGGCTCGGGCTCACAGATCATGGCGGGCGAGGCCAACGGCCGCCGCGTCTTCGCAATGGAGATCAGCCCCGCCTATGTCGATGTCGCCGTGGAACGCTGGCAGGCCGAGACTGGCCGCGACGCGATCCTCGAAGGCGACGGCCGGACCTTCGCCGAGGTGAAGGCCGAGCGGCTGGGCGACAAGGCCGATGCCGCCGCCTGA